In one window of Branchiostoma floridae strain S238N-H82 chromosome 14, Bfl_VNyyK, whole genome shotgun sequence DNA:
- the LOC118430799 gene encoding AT-rich interactive domain-containing protein 1B-like: MGDDSCGGGGGFSDNGGGGFSSGGGGFGDTGGGFSGGGGFSDSGGGFSDSGGGFSSGGGGFNSCGDGGGFSSDTGAGFGHDSHHASGGFHHGIHHGHHGIGGPGFNSHHPPHHVPAVGGGTSFYSGPAFGGASPGAAAACPVLFAAFFLIAGISMTASGVASSPVFGFSPLLVIGPIFLCLGFMLCTVGCVCYRRRQQEAETARQSGQPMVQVVTSAGAPQPGPAGQTVMMHPTTVIGPTAGAGAVPNPTGPPQPYPAYPPTSMPAGYPPAGQPPYPPAAAPPPTGYPPPGQPPYPSAGAPPPPTGGQPPPTGYPPYGTAPGQGAPDIAPPPSYNEVTKEEKN; encoded by the exons ATGGGGGACGATTCTTGCGGTGGTGGAGGGGGTTTCAGCGACAATGGAGGGGGAGGTTTCAGTAGTGGTGGAGGGGGTTTCGGCGACACCGGAGGGGGGTTCAGCGGTGGAGGGGGTTTCAGCGACAGTGGAGGGGGTTTCAGCGACAGTGGAGGGGGTTTCAGTAGCGGTGGAGGGGGTTTCAATAGTTGTGGTGATGGAGGCGGTTTCAGTTCCGACACGGGCGCGGGGTTCGGCCACGATAGCCACCACGCCAGCGGCGGGTTTCACCACGGAATACACCACGGTCATCATGGCATcggaggtcctgggttcaactCCCACCACCCGCCGCACCACGTGCCAGCAGTCGGCGGCGGCACGAGTTTCTACTCCGGCCCCGCGTTCGGAGGAGCAAGCcccggtgcggcagcagcttgtCCCGTCTTGTTCGCTGCGTTCTTCCTGATAGCCGGTATCAGCATGACAGCGTCCGGGGTGGCATCTAGTCCCGTCTTCGGCTTCAGCCCTCTGCTGGTGATCGGACCCATCTTCCTGTGCCTCGGCTTCATGCTCTGCACCGTCGGCTGCGTCTGCTACCGGCGCCGCCAACAG GAGGCAGAGACCGCCAGACAAAGTGGACAGCCGATGGTCCAGGTGGTGACGTCAGCCGGCGCACCCCAGCCCGGCCCGGCGGGACAGACCGTCATGATGCACCCCACCACCGTCATTGGCCCCACCGCGGGGGCAGGGGCCGTACCCAACCCCACCGGTCCCCCGCAACCCTACCCGGCATATCCCCCAACGTC TATGCCTGCAGGGTACCCACCGGCGGGTCAGCCCCCCTACCCCCCAGCAGCAGCCCCCCCACCCACGGGATACCCCCCTCCTGGGCAGCCGCCGTACCCCTCTGCGGGTGCCCCACCACCCCCCACGGGCGGACAGCCACCCCCCACGGGATACCCTCCCTACGGCACCGCACCAGGGCAGGGGGCGCCCGATAtcgcccctcccccctcataCAACGAAGTCACCAAAGAAGAGAAGAACTGA